In the genome of Leucobacter luti, one region contains:
- a CDS encoding ATP-dependent DNA helicase, whose translation MSTIPDSDQHAGTARETQGVTPPVFAAARIAELLAVPPAPVLTPTPEQQAVIEQPLGGSTLVVAGAGSGKTETMANRVVWLVANELVAPDAVLGLTFTRKAAGELRERITGRLAVFIDRLRDAAERGTLAPAEFGAFERLDVLLADGLDIPEVSTYNSFAAGVLQEFGIAAGVAPGAAVIDEATAWRLARDVVIRSADSELAESDMRIPELIRHILSIDHAVADNLTSLDRVDQVVSEFGRVIQLPYNEKELGTEPSGRVYAPVRDAVAALTGTPLITRLAREYAAAKEERGLIEFPDQLALATRALEHSPDAIAALRRRHRAVLLDEVQDTSVGQTRFLSMIFSGASVMAVGDPHQSIYGWRGASAEGLRSFHTDFAPRGRALRTQHEAPATLTLSTSWRNPSRVLDAANTIAGALAETAASTVPKLTARPGAGSGTVEWAYPETVHEERLAVAEWMRDARVAHLREHGELPSAAVIFRTRKHMAAFSAALSDVGVPNRIVGLGGLLTTPEVTDVVCTLRALWYADAGGELIRLLAGPRFRVGVADLAGLKEAARWFGERDLAQQPLSEADRVADQVLPDPDRQFTLLDALDQIAHMRELDHRALRSISVAGRERLSEAGRMLASLRTLVGGDIGELIGATVQALRLDIELDANEQREHAGTSAAYANLDLFGDLVDSYLAIDTRGTLASVLEWIERAIETDESAEHVAAPVPGTVHLITAHGSKGLEWDLVVVPRLVAGEFPGSARAGAGWLRTGQIPDELRGDAAARPELNWRIADTQDELRGRIAEYKTALKERHAEEERRLAYVAITRSADRLLLTGSFWGGQTRARVPSVFLTELGEAGIITGLPEESAHETDPSVAEELVAQWPLHPLGAREGAVLAAAEVLRTALAVAQRPDASDVDRESPPHATTGNVADTLGGRQDRDAQWHTQGDAATVERNEAAQARDERLTPLDETVALLLAERNAALAGESLIRKPEDLPARITASTFHEFIEDPTRSERFRLRPVPQRPYRRTRVGNRFHEWVERRATTAIGTALPLAGLEDALDGELFQPERTFSLEVTSDSNSKVGSELPQAAERAEAAGGAEAVEVQTGAELPAAPEGQRSADGFGTSISDLDGGGDEAELRPLIEEFERSRWALLAPIAVELEVTLPFAGRTLVCKLDAVYRQSDDRGGAERTEIVDWKSGRSPRTDAERESRFFQLDLYRHAYAQWARVSPELIDVSLFYVAEGIELRSGAPRSLAELETIWLTAAERLSDPARAATADHRSHMVQ comes from the coding sequence ATGAGCACCATACCCGACAGCGATCAGCACGCCGGCACTGCTCGTGAGACACAAGGAGTGACGCCACCGGTGTTCGCTGCGGCGCGAATCGCCGAGTTGCTGGCGGTGCCGCCTGCACCAGTTCTCACTCCCACACCGGAGCAGCAAGCCGTCATTGAACAGCCGCTTGGCGGCAGCACACTTGTGGTGGCTGGAGCTGGCAGCGGCAAGACTGAGACGATGGCCAACCGCGTCGTGTGGCTTGTGGCGAACGAGCTCGTGGCCCCGGACGCGGTGCTTGGACTGACCTTTACCCGCAAGGCTGCCGGCGAACTGCGGGAGCGCATTACGGGACGGCTCGCGGTCTTCATCGATCGCCTGCGTGACGCAGCAGAGCGCGGAACGCTTGCTCCGGCCGAATTCGGCGCGTTCGAGCGGCTCGACGTGCTGCTCGCCGACGGTCTCGACATTCCAGAGGTCAGCACGTACAACTCATTCGCCGCTGGAGTGCTCCAAGAATTTGGTATCGCCGCGGGGGTCGCACCGGGTGCTGCGGTCATCGACGAAGCGACGGCGTGGCGGCTCGCGCGCGACGTCGTCATTCGTAGCGCTGACAGTGAGCTTGCCGAGAGCGACATGCGCATTCCAGAACTGATCAGACACATCCTAAGCATTGATCACGCGGTCGCGGACAACCTCACATCCTTGGATCGGGTCGATCAGGTCGTGTCCGAGTTCGGGCGCGTCATCCAGCTCCCATACAACGAGAAAGAACTCGGGACGGAGCCCAGCGGTCGAGTGTACGCGCCCGTGCGCGACGCAGTCGCGGCGCTGACGGGGACGCCACTGATTACGCGGCTCGCGCGCGAGTATGCCGCGGCGAAAGAAGAACGTGGTCTCATCGAGTTCCCAGACCAACTCGCCCTCGCCACGCGCGCACTCGAACACTCACCCGACGCGATTGCTGCGTTGCGCCGGCGACACCGCGCAGTGCTCCTCGACGAAGTGCAGGACACCTCGGTCGGGCAAACACGGTTCCTCTCGATGATCTTTTCTGGTGCGTCCGTCATGGCAGTCGGGGATCCGCACCAGTCGATTTACGGTTGGCGTGGCGCATCTGCCGAGGGGCTGCGTTCCTTCCATACCGATTTCGCACCTCGAGGGCGCGCACTGCGAACGCAGCACGAAGCCCCGGCGACGCTCACACTTTCCACCAGCTGGCGCAATCCTTCCAGAGTGCTGGATGCCGCAAACACCATTGCCGGAGCGCTTGCCGAAACAGCGGCAAGCACCGTTCCGAAACTCACTGCCCGGCCCGGCGCTGGCAGCGGCACCGTCGAGTGGGCCTACCCGGAGACCGTGCATGAAGAACGGCTCGCCGTTGCTGAATGGATGCGAGACGCGCGCGTTGCTCACCTGCGAGAGCACGGAGAACTCCCCAGCGCAGCCGTGATCTTCCGCACGCGCAAACACATGGCAGCGTTTTCCGCGGCACTCAGCGATGTGGGCGTCCCGAACCGCATTGTCGGTCTGGGTGGGCTCCTCACAACGCCGGAGGTGACCGATGTCGTGTGCACCCTCCGCGCACTCTGGTACGCAGACGCTGGTGGTGAACTCATCAGACTGCTCGCCGGCCCGCGGTTCCGTGTCGGAGTCGCGGATCTTGCAGGTCTCAAAGAGGCCGCGCGCTGGTTTGGCGAACGCGACCTCGCACAGCAACCGCTTTCCGAAGCCGACCGGGTTGCCGACCAGGTGCTCCCAGACCCGGATCGCCAATTCACGTTGCTCGACGCGCTCGACCAGATCGCTCACATGCGTGAACTCGACCACCGCGCGCTCCGCAGTATCAGCGTTGCAGGGCGTGAGCGGCTGAGTGAGGCCGGCCGAATGCTCGCCAGCCTCAGAACCCTCGTCGGCGGAGACATCGGAGAGCTGATCGGGGCGACGGTGCAGGCGCTTCGGCTCGATATTGAACTCGACGCCAACGAACAGCGAGAGCACGCTGGAACTTCCGCGGCATACGCCAACCTTGATCTGTTTGGCGATTTGGTTGATTCCTACCTCGCCATAGACACCCGCGGCACGCTCGCGTCGGTGCTGGAATGGATCGAGCGCGCGATTGAAACTGACGAAAGCGCAGAGCACGTTGCGGCGCCCGTGCCCGGAACGGTGCACCTCATCACAGCGCACGGTTCGAAGGGGCTCGAGTGGGATCTCGTGGTCGTGCCACGACTCGTCGCTGGAGAATTTCCCGGATCCGCGCGAGCTGGGGCTGGCTGGCTACGCACCGGACAGATCCCTGACGAATTGCGCGGCGATGCAGCGGCCCGGCCAGAGCTCAACTGGCGCATTGCTGACACACAAGATGAACTCCGTGGGCGGATCGCCGAATACAAGACAGCGCTGAAAGAGCGGCACGCCGAAGAAGAACGCCGGCTCGCCTACGTCGCGATCACGCGTTCAGCGGATCGGCTCCTGCTGACCGGCTCGTTCTGGGGCGGGCAGACTCGGGCACGCGTTCCTTCGGTATTCCTCACAGAGCTGGGCGAAGCTGGAATTATCACGGGACTGCCTGAGGAGAGCGCCCACGAAACCGACCCGAGCGTGGCTGAAGAGCTGGTTGCGCAGTGGCCGCTTCACCCACTCGGCGCGCGCGAGGGAGCTGTGCTCGCGGCGGCTGAGGTGTTGCGCACTGCGTTGGCGGTGGCGCAGCGCCCTGATGCATCGGACGTTGACAGGGAGAGCCCGCCACACGCGACGACGGGTAACGTAGCTGACACACTCGGTGGGAGGCAAGATCGGGACGCTCAATGGCATACTCAGGGTGACGCGGCCACCGTTGAGCGCAACGAGGCTGCGCAGGCGCGTGACGAGCGACTGACCCCGCTTGATGAAACCGTTGCGCTGCTCCTCGCAGAACGCAATGCCGCGCTCGCGGGCGAATCGTTGATCCGTAAGCCGGAGGATCTCCCCGCACGCATTACTGCGTCGACGTTCCATGAGTTCATTGAAGATCCGACGCGATCTGAGCGCTTCCGCCTGCGACCAGTACCGCAGCGGCCGTATCGACGCACCCGCGTCGGCAACCGCTTTCACGAGTGGGTGGAACGCCGGGCAACCACGGCGATCGGGACCGCGCTTCCGCTCGCCGGACTCGAAGACGCCCTCGACGGCGAGCTGTTCCAGCCCGAGCGGACCTTCAGCCTGGAGGTCACCTCGGACAGCAACTCCAAGGTGGGCAGCGAACTTCCGCAGGCTGCTGAACGTGCTGAAGCTGCTGGAGGCGCTGAGGCTGTTGAGGTTCAGACGGGTGCCGAGTTGCCGGCCGCTCCTGAGGGTCAGCGGAGCGCCGACGGATTCGGGACCTCAATTTCTGATCTCGATGGGGGAGGAGACGAGGCCGAGCTGCGGCCTCTCATCGAAGAGTTTGAGCGATCGCGCTGGGCTCTGCTCGCGCCCATCGCTGTCGAACTCGAAGTCACGCTCCCATTTGCGGGTCGCACGCTCGTGTGCAAGCTCGACGCTGTGTACCGGCAGAGCGATGATCGAGGAGGTGCTGAGCGGACGGAGATCGTCGATTGGAAATCCGGTCGCTCACCGCGCACCGACGCCGAACGCGAGTCGCGCTTCTTTCAGCTCGACCTGTATCGGCACGCGTACGCCCAGTGGGCAAGAGTTTCACCAGAACTCATTGACGTGTCGCTGTTCTACGTCGCTGAAGGCATCGAGCTCCGCAGCGGGGCCCCGCGCTCACTCGCTGAGCTCGAAACAATCTGGCTTACCGCTGCCGAGCGACTCAGCGATCCCGCTCGGGCGGCGACGGCAGATCATCGGAGTCATATGGTTCAGTGA